One Physeter macrocephalus isolate SW-GA chromosome 7, ASM283717v5, whole genome shotgun sequence genomic window, TTGAGGGCCgcagcctctgtctctctctctccagctgtgCTCCCCGGAGCTGACGGCGCCCCACTGATACTGTCCCCCGTGCTGCtgtgccttttcttcttcttttgttctgtttgttgGTCGCAGTGGAAGCGCAAGGAGTAGTTGGTCCTTCTCAATTTTATTCCAAAGGGGGAAGCTTTATCCTCCCCACCTGGCATCACGGGCTCCGGCTTTCCTACTCCACCTGTGGTCTCGCTGTCCGAAGTGACCACGGGTTCTGCTTGGGCCCCTGCTTTCTGTGGAGGGTAAGGAAGGCTTGGAACAAGGAAAGATGGAAGGTCTTTGGCAAATTTGCACCCCTCCGTGGTGTCCGTTGGCTCCTGGTGCGCCCCCGGTTTCCCTGCACCCTTCACGGGCTCTTTAGTATCAGCAGCAGGGAGCTGGGGCCGGGCCTCTTCGCTGGGGCCCGGCAGGGATCTTTTTCTAACGCTTTCCGCTTCCGTGTTCTGTTTGGAGGTCTCCCCGCCCCCATCAGAGAATTTCTGCCAGGCAGGCTTAATGGAGAACTTTGCATTTACCGGCGGGGTCCTCCGGAGGTTCCCGCGGGAATCACATCGGCCCCTGGGCGTGTGTTCATCACCGGGCCGAGACTGGTCTCGCTCGCCGCGCTGGTCACTCTCTGCGTTCTTCAGGATTCTGGACCGAATGGAAGCCCATTCAGCGAGCGCGGCCACGCTGCTCGGAGACTCCTGTGAGGGCCTGGTCTTCCCACTGCCTGCCCGGGGGTCACCTGGGGCTCGGGGTGGGTTCTCCAGGGCGGGGACATCCACGTGCTTCTTTTCTTCCGACAAGCCCAGGAGAGACTTGCACGCCGTGTCCTTGATCTGGCTCAGGTTGACGGCCGGGCCGCAGAGCTGGGCTCCCGTGACCAGAATGGCCGTGTGGGGGATGCTCAGGGACGAGGGCAGGGCGTGGGAGGCCGGGCTGGCTCTGAGGGCCTTTGGCTCTTGGGGACCAGAGGCGAGCCCCTCATCTTTCATGGGTTTCACAGGGCTCAGGTTGACTTTGGGGAAGAGAATTTGTTTCCCTCCGGATGACACCTGGAAAGTGTAGGGTCTGGGCATGGTCTGCCTCTCATCTACCTCCTGCCATCTGAGTTCCTCCACCTTTCTGTCTGTTTCTGGAGCGGcagcttctttcttctctcctggaGCCAACGCCTCTTCCACCTGGGCCTCTTGTTTCTGGGGCAGCTCTGTGTtggtttcttccctcttttcctgcCATCCACAAAGATGATCCCCGGGAACATCCCCCTGCTTTCCGGGCTGCTCGCCTGATGGCTCGGTGGCCTCCTGGCTCTGCTTCACCCAAATACTCGGTTCCTCAGGGTTTTCTCTTGGCTTCTCGAGCTTCAGGTGTTcttgttctgctttctctgcaGTATCGCTCTGAAGTGGGCTCCTCAAGCCCCTTTTGTGGTCCAGCAGCGGCTGATTCTCCTCCTCCACTCTCGGTGCTTCCTGAAGCTTCTTTTCCGCTTCCTGCCTCCTCTTCGCCTCCGCGTCCTCCCGCCGTCTCTGCGCCTCCAGCTCTTCCTGCCTTCTGAGCTCCTGCATCCgtttgtcctcctcctcctcctcctcctcctcctccccctccccccccccctccccctccccctccccctcctccttctccttcttctagtttgtcctcctcctcctcctcctcctcctccccctccccctcctcctcctccccctcctcccgccGCCTCTGCGCCTCCAGCTCCTgccacctctcctcctcttcccgcCGCAGCTTCTCGGCCTCCTGCCGGCTCCGagcctccagctcctcctgctgCGCGCGTCTCTCCAGGCGCTGCGCCTCTGCCTGCAGGCGTCTCGGCTCCTCGGCTTCCAGGCGCCCTCCTTCGTCTTGCTCCCTCCGCTCTGGGCCTCGGCAGCCTGGCTCTTCCGGACTCCGCGGCTCCTCTTCACGCTGCCTCTTTGCTGCCTCTAGCTGtactcctccctcctcttcctccccttcctcctccaagagctcctcctgccttctcttctcctcccaaAGCCTCCTCTCCAGGGCCTGGAGCCTCTGCTCTTCCAGGCGTCGCCTCTCTGCCGCTTGGGCCTTTTGCCGTTTGCACTTGGCCTCAAGTTCTTGCCAGTATTCTTCTTGGCGTCGTTTCTCTTCCTCCGAGTCCAGCGCCTCTGGCTCCTCTTCATGCCAGATTGGCTTGTCTTCTCCAGGGTGCCCATTCTGGTCTAGGGACAGCTGATGCAGGAAGCCACCTTGCTCGTTCTGTCGATCCTAACATTGGTAAGGGAAACAGAATTAGCTCTCCTTGTGCACAGGCTACCGTTACAATCCTATTTCACAATGTGGGTGGCCCTCCTAATCTCAAAAGTAGGGGCAACGTTCCCCTCTCTACGCACAGAGACAGGTAACCTCGGGTATCCCTCACACCAAGAGtaaactgggggtggggaaaagaatttcatttttgtgtttcctCTCTACATGTCATCctcaaattccttttttaaaaaaatacacgtgagggcttccctggtggcgcagtggttgagaatccgcctgccgatgcaggggacacgggttcgtgccccggtctgggaagatcccacgtgccgccgagcggctgggcccgtgagccatggccgctgagcatgtgcgtccggagcctgtgctccgcaacgggagaggccacaacagtgagaggcccgcgtaccgcaaaaaaaataaaattaaataaaaaaaaatacacgtgAATAATCATAGGAAAACTGGTAGTCCAGCATTAGAAAGGTGAGGAAAAATGAGATTTGTACTTCATCTATGTCCCCTGAAACTTGTGACTGAGAAGTCTCCTCTAATCAAACTGAAGAAGCTTTGGCTAAGCCGTGGCACAGGAAAGTGGGCCATCCGTCTGTTGCAAAGCACAAAGTGTCCGGAGCCCCTCGGAAGGCAGCCTCTCTCTCTGAGGTCCACCACCACCGGCGGGCAACAAGTCAGAAAGGGTGGTGGAAGGGAAATGGGCCCCTTCACCCTTGTGCCTGAGACACAGCCATCCCCGACAGGGACAGACCGAGTTCCTTCCATAGGGCCCTCACAGCACCATCCTGCTAGGCAACATTAATGCCCAGCCTTGCTAGGGTGTCTGCCAGGCCATACATACCCCGACAAGTCGCCTGTGCTTCCTTGACACCCTCTGGTTTTTTGGCTTAATGGACAGTTTGTGCTTGGCGGCACTGTTGTCCAGGCGGGCGATGGCCAGGGGAATGGCATCTAGGTTGACACTTTCGATGGTGCCGGCAGAGGAGAAGTGCCTTTTTGGCCGAGACGTTTTAACTGGAGCAGCCTACAGTGGAGATTGAAATGTGAAGTCAGTCCGGATCAGAGAACAACCTGCAGCGAATCCCGGAATGGCAGCACTTGTTGGAGCTTGCACCTTGCCCAGCCTGGCCCAGGAGATGCTGGCAAGCGGACAGGGCTCGTGGGCACAGTGAAGTGAACACTGCTTTTATAATCAAAAGACGTTGAGTATTTGTTTTGCCAGTGATAATCTGTATTAACTTGTAAAGGTCATTGACTCTTTCAGGGACTAATTTTCCTACTCTGAATGGTACGGGGGTTAGATTAGATCAGGGGTCAGTAAGATACAGGCAAGGTGGTCCAGTCCTGCCTGAAGACTGTTAGGGTGAATAAAGTTTTCCTGGTACAGAGCCACACCATTGCCCTTGGCTGCCTTTGTGCTAAAAGGAAGAGCAGAACAAAGCAGAGTCTGGTAGTTGCAACTTACGGCCACAAGGCCTAAAGTAAGTAGTAGTTTGCTAAGCCCTGGACTAGCTCATCTCTGTGCTAAGAACTCTGTAATTCTAAGAGCCCTCTACTGCCACAGACATGGTGTGTACATACCTCAGCTCCCACTTCAGCCTCCTCAAACAGGGAATGTATCTTTCTGGCCTTTGTTTCAATCCTCTCTATGCCCAAGTAGCAAATCTCAtttggtaagtgctcaataaatatttgctaaaagaaTGAGGGAACAATAAAGTATAATAACCTCTCTGCCTAGGGCATAACATTTCTAATCAGCAAAAACGTTTTAGCACGATCATGCCAAAGTCACCGAGCACTGGTGCACTGGAAGTGAAAAGGAGGAGGCCTGGGTGAGAAGGTGAAGGGCAGAAATGTGCTACACACAGGGGAAAGGCAATCCTGCAAAGGAAGAACCGCAGAACTGCTTGCGGCTCTGTGGTACAGGTGTGGTCACTTGCAAAGCGCAACCTCAGACCAAGCGTACACATCTAGTTAGGTCAGAGAGACCGAGGCTCACAGTCCACGCTGGATCAGGTGGTAAGGAGCCACGCCTGTAACTTCAGAGTTTTCACAGGCAAGCAGCGAGGCAAGGGCTCCCCGCCCCAGCACGCCACCGCGCAGCAGAGGGCGCTCACGGCCCTAACTGCCTTCTCCAGCAGCTGAGGTACAGGCTCAGCATCAGCGGAAGCCAGGGTTCCCCTGTTTCGACTGTGTCCGTGCACAGTAAGGGCAGAGTCAATGGGGTTTAGCTGGTGGCTTTGCTTTTTGCAATTATCTTCCATATTTATGCACAAAGATAAAGGAGCCAGCTAGCTCCAAGAGCAAAACgaacactcagtaaatactaatTTATGACAAGAAGCACGGAAGTAAGGAAAAATAATCCCAGCCTTTGGTCTcctaagcttttatttatttatggttatCTTTATAATAGGTGTCAAATTCTAAACTACTGTTGAAGAGAGatgaattaaacatttatttccatcCCCTAATGGATGCGTGAGTAAAAGGAGTTAAAGCCAGATGTGATAGACTGAAGACGCAGATAAAGCATTTCAAGCTGAGATTTAATGCCATGTTTCGTTTCTAGTTATTCAAGCTGGGCCTCTTCATCTGGGTGGTGGAACTGTCTTGAGTCATCCGCTTCAGAAGACTCAGGGACGTGCCCTGTTCTCACCGTACTGTCTGCCAGACCCCGGGAAGACCCCTGGACCCCTGTGCAGGTGAAAGGTCCTCATGGGAGCAGACTGGCCTCTGTAGAAGTGGCGCACGTGACCTCCACAGGGCTCCCTAGGCTCCTGCAGGTAACGTCCCAGGTTTCAGTGGAACGTGTGTaagttaaaaaccaaaaatacacacAAGTTGAGAAATGCTAAGGTCTTTTGGGGGGCATCTCTAAATAGAAGGAGACTTTTCCTTACACACTCTTTACCTTCAGGTGTTTTTGAATGgttttttttgaatgttttttctCAATGGCTTACCGGTGTCTTAAAATACATGATACACCTAGGAAAGCTACCAATACCTGAGACTCCAAACACAGGCATGGCGGGAGTGTGGCTCTTTTTCAGAGCGGGGTTCAGTTCCAGCAGTTACATCACCATAGAAACAGACGCTCCAACATCTACCACTGGTTGCGTTTTAAAGTAATGGACAAAGGTAGCatttatgaatggaaaagtgagGCAGCAGATCGCCCCACAAAAGGAAGAATGGACGTTAAAGTAAGGAAGCTGTATACACAAGTTCAAATCATACTACCTTCTCTTCCATCTCACTTCCGGCTCCAGGCAGATTCAGAGGACCCGGAGAACTTGGCGTCTCACTGGACTGGAACAGTAGAGAGAGTGCTCAAGTCAAACGCCAGCACAGGAAGTCCTGGGCAGACAACCAGACAGTGTCTGTGCAAGGGCCACCCCCTCCTCCACGCAGGGGCGCAGCTGGCTGCAGAGAGCCGGCAGGTTCACGGCGGGGACTCTGCTAAATGTCCGGACTCCACCAGGGCTCCTGAGGCACGGTGTGTGCTCCCCTCTCCCCCGAGTTCAGCACATCTCCCATCTGGGCGGTCTCCAACCTCAGTCCTTGATGTGTTTCCCCACTGATGAGAGAATCTCAGGTGCTGCCCTGCTGCCACCCCCTAGCTGGGAAGCAGGGTCCCAACTTCAGAGCTCTCGGCTTTGCTGGCTGCCTTCCAGCCCATGAAAAGGAAAGACGGCCCTTCCAGGGGCACACGGGCTGGCCTGAGGAAGTGGATGACCAGAGGAGGCAAGAAAACTTGGAAGGAAGGGagcgaggaaggaaggagaagaaaaaggctgATGATTCACATCCCAGccgccctgcctgccctgggtACTTGCACATCACGTCATCTGCACCAGCTATACCTTCTGTCTTGTACCGCCCATGTTTACAAAAGGGTCTCATTGTCTCTTCCAGAGCCATAACATCAGCTTGCCCTACCTCAGTCCCTCTTCTGTACCACACTTAGAAACACCTTTAGAAAACACAAATCAGATTATCACTGCCCTGCTTAAAACTACTCAGAGGTTTCCTATTACTTTTTGAACAAAATTCACCCCTTCTCCTGTGGTCTACATGATCCAGCCTCTATACTGTGCTCTACCTACCCTTTGCCCTCGTCCCCACTGGCCTGCTTTCTGTTCCTCCTTCAGGACAAGCTCAGTCCCACCTCTGGGCCTCTGTACTTGCTCTCCCTTCTTCCTAAAACACCCTTCGCCCCTCCGGTTCTGCTCATGGCTATTCCGACCTCCTTATCTAAAGAAGCAACCTCTCTCCAACCATATTACTCACGTTTCCATCACCCTGTTTTATTTCCTGTGCAGCATTTTTATTAATCCAAAATTATGATACGTATCTATGTGTTGACTTGTTTGTTGTCTGACTCTCCTCTCATTAGAATGTAAACTACACGGAGGCGGCCCCTTGTCTAATCCGGCCCATCTCTGCGATGCCCGCAGCTGGGGGAGCACCTGCTGAACGAACgaccctccttctcccccaggcCACAGTGCCCTGCACTTATTAGACCTTCAGTAACAGGGAAGACATTTGCTTTGGTCCACAGGAAATCCCTGAATCAAGGCTGATGGCCCATGCTGCGGCCCAGCACTCAGGAGGCTGGAGAGAGCATTGTTGGACCAGTGGGAGAGATGGGCCCCATGCCTGCTTCACCACCACCCACAACTGTAGGCGCCAGTAGTCatcagggccagggccagggccaggcagaGATGGGCAACAGAGGAGATTGtccaccttttctttccttccctcctttgctCTACAAGTCACATATCTTCTGTTCTACTCCTGTGACATATTAGCTGATAACAAGCACGACTTCTTCCAGGGGCATCTTAATAACCCCCAATGTCATTTCAGGCACCACGGTAGGCACAGCACAGAGAATACTTTCTTTTAAGCATGGGAAGACTCAGAGCCTCCGCTAGAGAACAGTTTATCTAGCTATTGGTaggacttttcttccttttcccgtAAGAGGCCTGAGGGTGTCCCCTCTGCTGCTAGAGGGACTCTCATTTCAGGATATGCTCAGAGTGTTTCTTTCAAAGTGCCAAGAGACCAAATTTAGATAGGACAGTGCTGGACCAGTGTGACTTTCTTTCCACACTAAGTAGACTTCGAGCTGGTCTGTTTGATACGTTCTgtcttactgagcacctacttctTTCCTCATTTCCCTTTAAATTAGTCCAGTTCGACAAGTAATCATTCAGTGCTCCTAAGTAAGCAGTAACGCCGTCCTGGGGAGACAGAGACACGTAAGATCCAGTTTGTCCTCAAGGAACTCAACGTTTAGAGATGCAGAGAAAATAGTTACGTGGACACAGATGCAGACGGAGTACAGATGTGTAAGAAGCACTAAGGATGCACAGCGAAGGCACAGAGGAGATAGTGCAGCTTGGAGGTGAAGCGGGGCAAGGCTCCCAGAAGAGGTGGGTCAGCCCGAGTCTCCGAGAGTAAGTGGAAGACACTGGGAAAAGCTGGGGCAAGGGGCACGtctcccctgcctgcccctcttcCAAGCTGGCCCCACTGCAGATCAAGGCACCGGCCCGGGAAGTGCCCTCCAGCCCTGGGCTACTCATCAGGAAAGCTTCTCCCACCTTATTCCCTACACTGCAGACCCCAGGGTTACCGATGCCCCTGTCCACTGCCCAGCACCCTCCTGGGCTTATTAGCAATCAAGTCATTCCCTGGAGGAGCCTTACTTTGTTCCCGGTGTCTGAGAGGATGACGTCCTGCTGAGTCACAATTTCCATGGGACTGGTCAGGAGCGGATCCTCTTCCAAGCGAGCCTCGCCACTGTCTGCCTTCTTCATGGGAATGGCATTGGGTGGTGGCTGCCCAAACTTGATGCTCTTGCCCAACTGTCGCtggagagaaacaaaagaaagacgTTCGGAAGCAGTGAAGCGGTTCACGATAACCACAGCCAGACTCCCCATAGCTAGCAGGCACTGAGGCGTATTCTGTACACGACTGGTTTCCACACTAGACACCATGCCAGTAAACCCTGATGCAGTCCTGTAATAACTGAATCTGTTTCCCAGTATTTCTTTCCCACCTTCGAGCCGTGAGCTTTTTCATCCAGCCACCTCTTTCATGGAGATGCCAACATTTCCAGGGGGGTAGAGAGACCGTATTTCTGATCCAAAAGTTGGGTATGacaaaaattttttgattaacctataagtttatttatataaaagtctTTTAAAGGTACAAAAATTGGATAGAAAATAGTTTCATGAAATGCAAAAACCACTGGGGGAAATCAAGACCCTTGTGGTTGCACAAAGAAGGGAACCCTTCAGCCCTTTTGGACATACTCCCCTTGAATATTTATGTTTCATCTACCTTCCTCACCAGCCCCTAGCCTGAACATCCTGTTCGGGTTACAGTGGGTACCACTGCCAAATGGAAGAAGGCCGCAGGGCCCACGAGTCTTTCCATGATTGATGCTGAGTTCACGGAAAAGATGGAAGCAATCTTGTCCTGCCAATAGGACGGCCTCTTCGCCTTGCTGCAGCTACCCACTGTGCCCTACGGGCCAGAAGGAACCAAGTGGGTAAGGGACAGAGAAGGAGGCCAGAGGAAGGGCCAAAGAGGGACTGATCACTGGTGGGAGGGAGCTGAAtggatggggagaaggagggaaaaacaGGGGATAGAAATTAGGAGGATAAATAATATTCAGAATTAGAGAAAAgccagatttaaaaaaaggaattatattccctgaagaaaaatatacaaacataataGTTTTTAATAAGAGGCAAAATATTTAATGGGCTAGATAtagtagatataaaatatttaatgggtAGAGAAAGTGAATGACACTCAGCAAGGAAAAGAGGTAAGCCGTGCTCATCTGAAAGACTACTGTACTGAATCGAACATATTGTACAAACTACTGCCTTTATCTACATCAGGGATTCTCAACCTCGGCGCTACTGACATTtgaggccagataattctttgttgtgggagctgtcctgtgcactgtaggatgtttagcatcaCCCCAGGACAGCAGATGCTAGTAGCAACCCCTCTTCAACCTGTTtagacaaccaaaaatgcctccaggCTTTGtccaatgtcccctgggggctAAAGTCGCCTCTGGCTGAGAATTACTGCTCTAGATCTAGGTACTTGGGTTTCACAGTCTTTTTAtgcttcaaaggaaagaaaaaatagagactaCATTATCTGATATTTATCTCTAATGTGGCCAATATTTAATCCCACAAAGCTGCAAAAAGCCTTAGCAATCACATTATCCAACCCCCTCACTTTACGAAAAAAGTCAGAGGTCCAGTGGGGAGAGGTGACTGGCCCAAGCTTATGGAAAGAATGAGTGGTCCCAAAGGGATTTGAATCCATGTCTTCTAAAACACATTCAGTGTTATTTTCATTGCACTCCACTGGTTCTCATAAATTTAATGTCgcacttccttcttcttttaggggcagaaagaaagagaggatgcAGCATTTTTACTACCTCACTGAAGTTCCCCAGCAGAGGACTCCCTCGAGGGAAATAtgccccttctctctctgaaCTCCAGGGTATCAAATCCACCCACCTGCACTCAGCTCCCTCCCTCGGCCTTGCATGGTGGATGGTGAGATTGCAGAGACATGAAAGAGATGAGCCCCAggcccccctccccacatcccgGGGGCACGCACCCCAGCATGCCAAGTCAGGAGCACAGAGAGACAAGGACTCGTATTTGATCTGCTGGTATCTCAGCCTGAGCCTGGCTCCCCTGGCACCCCAGGGAGGGAGCACACATCAAAAGCCCCGAGTTCAGCCAGTGAAGTACAGCTTGAGCAGCCTAAAAGGGTTTCGGGGAGGAGAAGGCTGAAAAGGGGTATCTTCTAAAAACAAGTTTAGCAGGAAGCGGCAGTTAGTATCTACTCTAAGCAGATCAATAAGCAGGCACAGTTAGAACAGCTGATGGTGTCAGACGAGAGGACACGGTGTAACAAAGCCACAGGCCCGTCTCACTTGCTaccctgggggagagggagggggacgTGGGCAAAAGTGGCAGGAGGGGTTCCAGCATCCTAGTGACAGCCTGAGCAGGGATTCGTTCTGGAACTCCCAGCCCAGCCTTTGGTTGACCAGTTATCCCTTCTCTAGGAGTGCTGGCCAAGAGCTGGAAACTTTTCCCAATCACCTGAGACCGAGACCCCCTGCTGTCAGGGTGTGCCATCTACCAATGCTCTTGAATGTCTAAGATGAGGGTATTTCTTCTACttataatggaaagaataatcCTTGAATGGGCTTCCAAGGAGAACCTGGCTTAATACCCTAAATGCCCTTTAGTTAGGATTTCTGCCACCAtcacagaaaagaatgaatatgctGATATTATTCTTCATTAGGGCACTTGTTAGAACACTGACGTTGGTCCACCCTGAtgcttaggttaaaaaaaaagaaaagaaaagaaaagaaagaatatggcCAAACGTAATCCCAGTCTGGATTGAAATAAACTCCAAAGATGGGACGGTATCATGGCTGCCaatggaaaatgaaagagaaaatgggaaaaaaatattagatgcAATAGGAACAGGTGAAATAAGGTGCATGGGACAAAGCTGGGAAATGGAGAGAGTGATATTAAGAAATGAAGTAGAGAGTTAAAGAAAGAGGCAACTTGAGAGGAGGGTGCAGGGGGCAGAGAAGAGGAACAGGGAGGAGAAGCTGCAGCCTTGGTGGCAGGTACAACATCTGAAGGGAgcggggcagggtggggaaggtgtttgggaaagaaggaagaggaagcgggagggagggagggagaatgtgtgtgtttatcaGAGGGTTGATTTATGTCACAGATATGGGCATCCTGGCAAAAGAAACACAATGCTGTTGCCTTTGAGAATAACGATGAGCATCTCCATAAAACAGGTGGATTTAAAATCCCTCTAGAGAAAACAAGTTCGGGCTACTGGCTAGGGAGCTTGGGAGGAGGGCgtgggatggaggaggggaggaccCAGGTCATGAAAGAAATGACGGCCGTCGTCTAGGGAGAGGGCTGCAGCCTCTCTGTCCAGACAAAGGACTGTCTTCACGGACACACCCTGCAGTGGTTG contains:
- the CRACD gene encoding LOW QUALITY PROTEIN: capping protein-inhibiting regulator of actin dynamics (The sequence of the model RefSeq protein was modified relative to this genomic sequence to represent the inferred CDS: substituted 1 base at 1 genomic stop codon), whose product is MRQLGKSIKFGQPPPNAIPMKKADSGEARLEEDPLLTSPMEIVTQQDVILSDTGNKSSETPSSPGPLNLPGAGSEMEEKAAPVKTSRPKRHFSSAGTIESVNLDAIPLAIARLDNSAAKHKLSIKPKNQRVSRKHRRLVGDRQNEQGGFLHQLSLDQNGHPGEDKPIWHEEEPEALDSEEEKRRQEEYWQELEAKCKRQKAQAAERRRLEEQRLQALERRLWEEKRRQEELLEEEGEEEEGGVQLEAAKRQREEEPRSPEEPGCRGPERREQDEGGRLEAEEPRRLQAEAQRLERRAQQEELEARSRQEAEKLRREEEERWQELEAQRRREEGGRRRRTNXKKEKEEGEGEGEGGGEGEEEEEEEEEDKRMQELRRQEELEAQRRREDAEAKRRQEAEKKLQEAPRVEEENQPLLDHKRGLRSPLQSDTAEKAEQEHLKLEKPRENPEEPSIWVKQSQEATEPSGEQPGKQGDVPGDHLCGWQEKREETNTELPQKQEAQVEEALAPGEKKEAAAPETDRKVEELRWQEVDERQTMPRPYTFQVSSGGKQILFPKVNLSPVKPMKDEGLASGPQEPKALRASPASHALPSSLSIPHTAILVTGAQLCGPAVNLSQIKDTACKSLLGLSEEKKHVDVPALENPPRAPGDPRAGSGKTRPSQESPSSVAALAEWASIRSRILKNAESDQRGERDQSRPGDEHTPRGRCDSRGNLRRTPPVNAKFSIKPAWQKFSDGGGETSKQNTEAESVRKRSLPGPSEEARPQLPAADTKEPVKGAGKPGAHQEPTDTTEGCKFAKDLPSFLVPSLPYPPQKAGAQAEPVVTSDSETTGGVGKPEPVMPGGEDKASPFGIKLRRTNYSLRFHCDQQTEQKKKKRHSSTGDSISGAPSAPGSTAGERETEAAALKHGPSLPPERRQAPAPWKDSAESPPSDSPLAAQPGPPAAGSQPPAPEQDRAANRTPLAQKPALAPKPAGQTPPSSPISKLSRPYLVELLARRAGKPDPEAGESCKEGRDNGDPRTLSPPPTEERKDQKRDEEEEVETERKPASPAPSAARQEKPSATPEAGRKEKPTLQSRHSLDGSKLAEKVETAQPLWITLALQKQKGFREQQATREERKQAREAKQAEKLSKENVSVSPQPGSSSVSRAGSLHKSTAQPEEKKPETAASRLERREQLKKANTLPTSVTVEISDSAPPAPLVKEVTKRFSTPDAAPVSTEPAWLALAKRKAKAWSDCPQIIK